AATCGGGAATAACCTTGTCCAAATTGGACTACAGGCTACGGTCAAAGCGTTGTTTAACGCGAGTGGCTTTCCCGACGCGATCGCGCAGATAGTACAGTTTAGCACGACGCACCTTACCCCGACGAATAATCTTGATACTTTCAACTCGGGGAGAATGGATCAGGAATACTCGCTCAACGCCTACTCCCTGAAATACTCGCCGCACGGTAATCGTACTGTTAATGCTGCTGCTACCGCCCTTGGCAATGACGACGCCTTCATAGGGCTGCGTCCGTTCTTTACCGCCTTCCTGGATAACTACCCCAACCCTAACGGTGTCACCCACATAGATAAGGGGCAACTCTTTTTTCAGATGCTCCGCTTCAATTGAGCGGATGATTTCCTGAGCGTTCATTGGTTTCGCCAAAAAGTCACAGCCTTTTATTTTATATCAACAAACAGGTATACGTCTACTGCGAATCTCTAAATTTTTACATTCACTTTTGTAGGCGATACAGTGCTAGTGGAATTTAGGATTGGAAGTTCTAGATTCTCACCCTCCAATCCCAAAACTTGATTGTTAAGCCTTCATAGTCAAGTAGGGTAAGCAGTGCCTACTTGACTAACATTCCCGTTCAGAAGGGATAAGCCTCTTGCCGATTCGGGCAATATCTAACCCTGGAACTTACGGCTTAATGCTATCCACTGCTGCTTGAACTTTGGTAACAACAGGCTGGGGAAGAGGCACGTATCCTAGCTCTTCACTGTATTTCTGCCCCTCGGTTAAGCTCCACTTAAGAACATTCTTTAAAGCTTGTGCCTTTTGGGGGTCTTCATAGGTTTTGTAAGCCATGATCCAGGTATAGGTGACAATCGGGTAAGAATTCTCGCCTTCAGGATCGGCAATGTAAGCCTGCAAATCTGCGGGAAGAGTCACTGCCGCTAGTGCGTTAGCCGCAGTTTCGCCAGAGGGTTCAATAAATTTGCCCGATTTATTTTCCAGCGCCGCTGTGGGGATATTTTGTTGCTTGGCGTAGCCGTACTCAACATAACCGATGGCACCATCACTTTGCAGGAGTTGAGCGGTGACGCCTTCGTTGCCCTTGGCACCCACACCGACAGGCCAGTTGACAGTTTTACCTGCCCCAGGACCACTTTTCCATGCCGGACTAATCGCACTTAGGTGTTGCGTAAAGACACTTGTAGTACCACTACCATCCGAGCGATGGATAACTGTGATTGGTCGGTCTGGTAATGTCAATCCCGGATTAGCTTGGGCAATTCTGGGGTCATTCCAGTTCTTAATTTTGCCTAAGAAAATATCGGTGTAAACGGCACGCGGTAGTTTCAGACCCTTGACATCGGGTAGGTTGTAGCCGAGAACAATGCTGCCTGCTGTCATAGGTAATAACACGGCACCCTTGGCAACCTTGGTGATTTCCTCTGGTTTCATCCCCGTGTCGCTGGCACCAAAGTTTACGGTTCCCTGAGTGAACTGTTCCACACCAGCGCCGCTGCCAACCGATTGATAGCTGACTTGGACGTTGGGATTTTGCTTGTTGTACTCAGAGAACCACCGCTGATACAAAGGAGCTGGAAAACTAGCACCGGCACCTGTGAGGCTGACGTTGCTACCGCCGCCACCGCCTGCGGCAGCAGGAGTGGCGCTACCTGTTGTTCCTGCCGCTGGACTGCTGGTAGGAGTGGTATTTGGTGACTGACAGGCAGCCACACTCAGTGAGAGGGCGATCGCAGGAATTAGAAAAGCCCGTGGTTTTGAACGCATTGGAGAAAACATAGCCTTATCTTTGAGTCTTTAAAAAGGTGACGCTGAAGAATTGCCAAAAATGCTAGGTGCATCTCACTTCCTGGCGATTATTGTCGTTTTATTAACCGCCAGGAGGGGGAACGAACCAGAGCAGATGAAAACCAACTCCACAAGATAGCGTATTTACAAAACTAAAATGCTACCCCTGCCGCTCCTCATGCTAGTTCTGCAAGTTTAGGTAAAGGTAAGCCTTTGGTAATCTACAGGTTAAGCAGCGAGGAAGATTGCCAGCAGGAAAGCGCAGCTCCAAGCAGTTTCGGAGGTTTCGATCTGCACTAGAAAGCGCGATCGCCCTGTGGATTTTGGCAGGGGCACACAGCATTTTATTCCCGTAAATCTACCGTTTGTGGGGTCAGAGACGACGGGCGAGGAATCCCTCGGCCCTACCCGAAATGCAGGTGCTTAGAACTTAAAGGTTGTTCGCAGCGTTCCTACGTAGAGCGTGTCGTTGTTGTCGTTGTGTTCTGGATTAAGAATCACCAACAAACCTGGGGTGAGGTCGATGTTGTCAGTCAGCCGATAGCGATACAGAGCCTCTACATGATAGGAGGTGTCCTGATCGCTACGGTTACTAACATCGTTGTCGGTTACTTTAGGCGGCATTCCAAATATGAAACCAAGCAGGTTGCCTTTTTTACCCAAGTCTGGGAAGGCTAAGCTTACAGCCCAGTTCCAAATATCTGCATTAGATCCTGTAGTTGCCAGACCAGCCGGGCTAATTTCAGCTGTAGCTACTGAGTAACCTGCCCAGCCTGAGAGGGTAATGCCAGGACCAAATCGGAAGCTGGCATTCAGTCCGTAGTGATTGCCTGAAGTCGCAATGTTCCCGAAGGGTTGATTGGCAAATCTACTACCCGTACTCGACATGAAGCTGACACGTTTTTCTTCGTTCTCATAAGTATGGGCATACACCAAACCCAGATTGAGAGCGTCACTGGGTCGGAAAACAAGTTGAGCTAAACCTGCATAGGCACCACTAAATTCCCCAGAACCGTTTGAAGGATCGTTACCTCTAGGGGCTAGATAACCTAAAGAGAGGTTTAATGCCTTGCTAAAGTTGTAGGTCGCAGTCAACCCAGTCCCATCAGAACCTAGTCGGTAAATGGGGTTGAATCGCCCAAATCGTGAGATAGAGCCACTTCCGCTACTCTCGAAATTGGGGTTGAAGGTGTAGACGTTGTCATTGAATTCAACGTTGGCGGCATCGATTTGGATTAAGAGCTTATCACCGATTGGAAAACGATAGAAAAAGTCGTCAATTGCTACATCATTCTGGTTATCTCCGTCAAAACCCAAACGGGTCATGTTGGTTCCGGTTATATCTGTACCAAAGGAGACGATGTTTCTAGCTTGCAGGCGGGTTCTCAGGCGGTCTTTGCCAGTGAAGGTAGTATCAAAATTCAGACGGGCGCGGTCAGCAAAAATGAGGTTAGCGTCTACGTCGCCCCCGCCAGCCTTTTCTTCACCGAAAACGTCAGCCAGAGCGAAGATAACTTCGCCAGTCAGCTTGGTCGTCGTAGAAAATTGATGGCTTTCCAGAAAAGCTGTGCGACCTTCTAAGTTATCTACTCGCGTTCTTAAGGTGGCTAATTCTGCCCCAAATTCATCAATTAGCCGCTGTAGCGTCGCTAAATCTTCTTTGGTAACAAAGTCAGCCGAACTTGCTGCAATCAATTTTTCGATTTGCAGCAAACAAGCGTTCATCCCAGCCGCAAATTCATAACGCGACAGTGCCCGATTGCCCCGGAAGGTGCCATCGGGATATCCGGCGATACAACCATAGCGTTCTACCAGACTTCGCAATGCTTCGTAAGCCCAATCCGTCGGTTCTACGTCCTGCAACTGCGACACGTTGGTGACTTGATCCATCGAGTCGGCTGTACCGGCTTCATTGGTGTATTGGTCGAGTTGTTCTAAAACTTCGCTGTTTTGGCTTGTAGGGACAGCATCCGCAGTGGGTTGAGCGATCGCGTTATCTGCTAAAACTGGTTTCGGGCTAACTAATTCAGCTTCGGCAACCGGCGTCTGTTGAGCAGACTTGCTGTTACTGAAAACTGGAATCGAACTAACTTCTGGTTGAACAACCAGTTCTTGAACAGGTGTCTGCTGCGCTTGCGGAGATTGGTCGGCTGGTTTTAATAAATCAGTCACCTGGTTGGTGGCAGTTATCGGCTCGCTCGCCATCTGAGTGTCAGACGTCTGTGCGGCAAGCGTGCTACTGCAAACTAATAAGGACGCACCCAGGATAGTCGGTCCTAATTTTAGAGTATTCCACAAAATTTTAGACATCTAATCTCCTCACACCTAACTGAACTCAAGGGAAATCATCCCGGATTAACGGAACGCTATTGGGAGTCTTCTTGAGAAACTCCATCATTATTAAACATTAAACACTGCCAACTAAAGCTCAATAATGTCTTCTAGGCGACATAATTTCCTTTAATGCTAGTTGTGTCAGTTTAGGGGCAGGTAAGGATTTGGTAATCTCAAGGTTAAGGCGACCTGACAAGGCTAACCAGGAGGGCAATAATAAAGCCGCTTCCGAGGCTTTCAAGTTGCACTCCGAACCGGCATGAGCAAAGTTGGCGATTAGATTAGTTTATGTGATTAGTTGTCAGTTGTGAGTTTTGATCCCTCAACCTGACCGCTAATTAAAAGGTAAACGTTGTTCTAATCGTACCAATGATTATGTCATCATTATCTCTGTTTTGGTTAGGAGATGTCAGCCAGATAATGCCCGGAGTAATTGAGATGTTATTTGTCATCTGATACTTATAGAAGCCTTCAATGTGATAGGCAAAATCACGCTCGAAGTTTTCTGGACCAGGAACATTCAGACCTCTGAGCGTTGGTTCGGCTCCAGCGATAATGCCAAGCAGATTGCCTTTCTTACCAAAATCCGGTAAGGCAAGACCAAGGGCAAAGTTCCAAATGTCGGCATCGCCTAAGCCAATCAAACGAGCATCAGTTTTGCCCACCCAGCCATTTAGAACAAATTGAGGGGTTAATTGGAAGGAAGCCTCTAACCCGTAAGAGTTGCTCGAAACGGGTCTGCTCAACTGAGCTTGGGTTAGACCACCTGTAGTCGCAGCAGCTAGCGTCGCTGGATTCAAATTGGCAAGACCAGTGCCAGTACCACCCATCGCAAAGCGGGGAGCATTATTGCCGCCATCATCATAGGCGTGAATGTAAGTGAATCCAACCTTAAATCTGTTAGTACCAAAAACTAACTGTGCCAAACCTGAGTAGTTACCATTAAAAAGCCCGTTGTCATCTCCGGGATTGTTCCCTGTGTTGGAGAGATAACCCAAGTCCAACTTCAGAGCGTTGCTGATCTTGTAGTTAAAGCCGACACCAGCACCCAAAGGTCCAATCCGATAAATGGGGTTGCGTTCGGCAAAGCGGGATAGGGAATTGTTGCCGCCACCATAGGCTTCAAAATACGGGTTAACCGTGTCAGCGTAATAGTGATGCAGTCCATTCGCGGCAGTCAGGGTAACAGTTAGCTTGTCGCCAACAGGAAAACGGTAATCCAAGACATCCAAGAAGACATCGTTGTTGTTCTCGTTACCATTGGAGCCGTCATAGGTGAAGCGCCCCTCATTGGTTCGTTGAGCCGCTGCGATACTTCCATTGAATGAATTGGGGTTTGCCGCTGACCCTCCTAACCCTAAAAGGGGTACAGCATTTCCGACCTGTAGGCGAGTTCTCAAGCGATCTTTGCCAGTGAAGCTGGTCAGCAAGTTAAGCCGCACGCGATCGTGAAAGACGGTATTTACGTCGTCGCCAATTCCGCCAAAGGCGTCAGCAACAGCGAAGATGGCTTCACCCGCTAGCTTGGTCGTCGTAGAAAATTGATGGCTTTCCAGAAAAGCTGTGCGACCTTCTAAGTTATCTACTCGCGTTCTTAAGGTGGCTAATTCTGCCCCAAATTCATCAATTAGCCGCTGTAGCGTCGCTAAATCTTCTTTGGTAACAAAGTCAGCCGAACTTGCTGCAATCAATTTTTCGATTTGCAGCAAACAAGCGTTCATCCCGGCAGCAAATTCATAACGCGACAGTGCCCGATTGCCCCGGAAGGTGCCATCGGGATATCCGGCGATACAACCATAGCGTTCTACCAGACTTCGCAGTGCTTCGTAAGCCCAATCGGTTGGTTCTACATCCTCCAACTGCGACACGTTGGTGACTTGATCCATTGAGTCGGTCGTACCGACTTCGTTGGTGTATTGGTTTTGTTCTAATTCAGTAGTTTTCTCTAGGGAGGGAGTGCCAGTAACGGGCATCTGCGCGACTGGCGTACTATCTGCCACATTGAAATGGAAACTCTCTGACTCAGGGAGGGGAACCCTTGCCCCTACGGCTTTACTTCTCGGCTCTTGAAAAACAGGCGTAGTGTCTGCAACATCTAAACGGGGACTGGTGCCTGAGTGCGGAAAAGCAGTTTCCTTTACTGTTGCCTCAGACGTCTGACTATACTCCTCAACTGGTAGCACTGTATCTGGTAGCACTGTATCAGCCGGTTGAACTGGATCAGCCGCTTGCACGGTGGGAGCAATCTTAGCGCTTCCCTTCTCAGAGGCAGACGTCTCCGATGCCAGCGTACTATGGGCAACTAGCAAGGATACAACCAGAACC
This genomic stretch from Coleofasciculus sp. FACHB-1120 harbors:
- a CDS encoding iron uptake porin yields the protein MSKIVWNTLNLGSAVLVVSLLVAHSTLASETSASEKGSAKIAPTVQAADPVQPADTVLPDTVLPVEEYSQTSEATVKETAFPHSGTSPRLDVADTTPVFQEPRSKAVGARVPLPESESFHFNVADSTPVAQMPVTGTPSLEKTTELEQNQYTNEVGTTDSMDQVTNVSQLEDVEPTDWAYEALRSLVERYGCIAGYPDGTFRGNRALSRYEFAAGMNACLLQIEKLIAASSADFVTKEDLATLQRLIDEFGAELATLRTRVDNLEGRTAFLESHQFSTTTKLAGEAIFAVADAFGGIGDDVNTVFHDRVRLNLLTSFTGKDRLRTRLQVGNAVPLLGLGGSAANPNSFNGSIAAAQRTNEGRFTYDGSNGNENNNDVFLDVLDYRFPVGDKLTVTLTAANGLHHYYADTVNPYFEAYGGGNNSLSRFAERNPIYRIGPLGAGVGFNYKISNALKLDLGYLSNTGNNPGDDNGLFNGNYSGLAQLVFGTNRFKVGFTYIHAYDDGGNNAPRFAMGGTGTGLANLNPATLAAATTGGLTQAQLSRPVSSNSYGLEASFQLTPQFVLNGWVGKTDARLIGLGDADIWNFALGLALPDFGKKGNLLGIIAGAEPTLRGLNVPGPENFERDFAYHIEGFYKYQMTNNISITPGIIWLTSPNQNRDNDDIIIGTIRTTFTF
- a CDS encoding iron uptake porin → MSKILWNTLKLGPTILGASLLVCSSTLAAQTSDTQMASEPITATNQVTDLLKPADQSPQAQQTPVQELVVQPEVSSIPVFSNSKSAQQTPVAEAELVSPKPVLADNAIAQPTADAVPTSQNSEVLEQLDQYTNEAGTADSMDQVTNVSQLQDVEPTDWAYEALRSLVERYGCIAGYPDGTFRGNRALSRYEFAAGMNACLLQIEKLIAASSADFVTKEDLATLQRLIDEFGAELATLRTRVDNLEGRTAFLESHQFSTTTKLTGEVIFALADVFGEEKAGGGDVDANLIFADRARLNFDTTFTGKDRLRTRLQARNIVSFGTDITGTNMTRLGFDGDNQNDVAIDDFFYRFPIGDKLLIQIDAANVEFNDNVYTFNPNFESSGSGSISRFGRFNPIYRLGSDGTGLTATYNFSKALNLSLGYLAPRGNDPSNGSGEFSGAYAGLAQLVFRPSDALNLGLVYAHTYENEEKRVSFMSSTGSRFANQPFGNIATSGNHYGLNASFRFGPGITLSGWAGYSVATAEISPAGLATTGSNADIWNWAVSLAFPDLGKKGNLLGFIFGMPPKVTDNDVSNRSDQDTSYHVEALYRYRLTDNIDLTPGLLVILNPEHNDNNDTLYVGTLRTTFKF
- the rplS gene encoding 50S ribosomal protein L19, whose translation is MNAQEIIRSIEAEHLKKELPLIYVGDTVRVGVVIQEGGKERTQPYEGVVIAKGGSSSINSTITVRRVFQGVGVERVFLIHSPRVESIKIIRRGKVRRAKLYYLRDRVGKATRVKQRFDRSL
- the pstS gene encoding phosphate ABC transporter substrate-binding protein PstS; translated protein: MRSKPRAFLIPAIALSLSVAACQSPNTTPTSSPAAGTTGSATPAAAGGGGGSNVSLTGAGASFPAPLYQRWFSEYNKQNPNVQVSYQSVGSGAGVEQFTQGTVNFGASDTGMKPEEITKVAKGAVLLPMTAGSIVLGYNLPDVKGLKLPRAVYTDIFLGKIKNWNDPRIAQANPGLTLPDRPITVIHRSDGSGTTSVFTQHLSAISPAWKSGPGAGKTVNWPVGVGAKGNEGVTAQLLQSDGAIGYVEYGYAKQQNIPTAALENKSGKFIEPSGETAANALAAVTLPADLQAYIADPEGENSYPIVTYTWIMAYKTYEDPQKAQALKNVLKWSLTEGQKYSEELGYVPLPQPVVTKVQAAVDSIKP